Sequence from the Colletotrichum higginsianum IMI 349063 chromosome 6, whole genome shotgun sequence genome:
TTAGTATACGGCACCACAGTAAAAAAAAACAATGTCTGGCAGATTGTTTACCCAAGAAGAGGCTGGCGAGTGCGAAGCCGAGGCATTCCTATCAGAAGAAACACAGAAGCACAACGTCCGACAAAATCGTCTCTTGACCGCAAGATCTCTGCAAAACAGATTTGCGACTTCATTGTTTGCAATCAGTTGTGCAATCCTGGGTCTGGCTGTGTGGATTCACGTGCACCCAAAGCAACCGACAGACCAGGATTGTGTGAGGAGACTCAACGCTCCTTGTAAGTTCATTCTTTTGATCCATGCATCGATCAAAGTCAGTGACTTACAACATCATCAGCCCCGGTTCACGACGTGTTGGAGTACGAGGATGTGCAGTTCGATAACGCATTCTGGAAACCCAGCCCGTACAAAGGCAAGCCAACGCCCGAGCTGGAGGCGAAATGGAAGGAGTTATGGTATTGTAAGTGTACCCAATACTCGGCCGGCGAGAAGAGCTTCTAACCCCCCACCTAGACGGCTCGTTTGATCTTCCGAGCTCGACGCTGCCAGCCCTGAACAAGTCTCCCAACGGCGTTGGCGGTGATGCCTGGGCCCGTACGGCGTCCGGTAACCTACTCGCTGGCCTCGAAGTCTTTCACAACCTCCACTGCCTGAACTTGGTTCGGCAATACGTGCACAAGGACGATTTCGACTACAGCAACGACCCTGCTTTCATTGGCGACGATGAAGTTGTGCTTGCGGTGAGTCAAATTGCGGGTTAACTGGGACTCCTCCAACAACGGGAGTTACAATAGCCTTTTTAAGCCGTTAAAGAGTACTTCTGAGTAGATACTGACTTTCTAAAGCACGTCGACCATTGCATTGAGGCTCTCAGGATACGGCTCCAGTGCTACGCTGATGTAACGCCCTTCTTGCATACTAATGGATCCAAAGGCACCCAGCCAGACTTCAACACACAACACCGATGCCCCAAGTATGATCGCATCGTCGAGTGGGCGAAAGAGCGACAGATTATGGTTGAAGTGCATGGCGAACACGAAGAGCATGGACATTAGACGAACAGAAATTAAGTTATACCTTGCAACAGGAAGTAATTTTAAGAAACAGTAGCAGTTTAGTGTTGAAGCTTAATACAACTCTTTGGTGGGCATGAGTAAACAATAATTACATAAGCGCACAGCTGCTTCCGGCTGACATAAGCACATTGGCGGCGGCCCCTCAGCGCTCCGTCCCTATTGGGGCTGGAATCCAAACCCCCGCTAGCTGGCTGCTAACCCGTAGTGTAACGGCCCCGAGTCCCCtcgaaaagaaaaggggggcTTCGGCCGGATTCCCCACCAAACGCTCCCGGGCCCTCTTCACCCGCCTCCGCTCTCTGCTCGCCTCCCCTAGAGTCTCACCAGTCTCACCAGACGGTTACgatcccctcctcctccccatctAACCAACAACCTTCATCCTTTCCTTCCCCGGCGTATCCCCCTCTTCTAGGAAGGGTAGCGATCGACAACCTCTGACAATACAGTCAATCGCTGTGCTGCCTGACACACCAGAGTCGCCTCGTTTTCTTGTCGGTACACAAGCAATAACTATCGGCATTGGGCATGCGCAGTGCTCCGCGAGCCGGGATCATGACCAATTCGCGACTCTAACGGCATCCAGCGAGGGCCAGCAACCACCTTCTCCAAACTCTCTGAAGCGTCTAACGAGACGAGCGCCGCGGGCAGATCGCCATCCTTGCTACCCCacgccatggccgacgacggccctgACCCCGGTTGGACCACGGTTCATCTGAAGTCCCAAACGCACCCCGACCGCCTCCCACCAGCCCACCGCGAGCTCTACGAAAAGTCCAAGATCCGAGAATGGGAAATGTCATCGGGCCATTGGTCTGGCGTGTAAGTCTGCTCCCCGCCATCTTTGCCCCTTCCGTTGATTGAAGATGGCCCGAGCTGACATGAATGCGTCGCAGTGGGAAACACCCAGACGActtcgtcgaggccaagaagataCACTCCAAGATCATCGCACCCAAAGACAACGACCTGGGTATGGGCACCTTTGGCCGCGTCGAGAGGGTCACGCATCGCACCGTCCGTCTGGCGCGGAAGTGGATCAAGCCTCAGCGCAACCAGACCTTCCACACCCTGCGAAGGGAGGCCCTTGCCATGGAGCGACTGGATCACGACCACATCGTCAAGCTGATCGGGACTTATACCTTCAAACAGCGAGAGCTCTACCTTCTCATATGGCCTGTCGCTGTCTGTAatctcgacgagctgctcaCCGATCTCGCCGACCTGAGAAGCGGCCAGGGTGATCGGGGCGACATCTTGAAGAGGCTCGAAGACCTTGACATATCCGATCCGACCCTCGTCGAGTGTGGCCGCCGACACGGCCCCGCAGAAGCCAACAACAGTTCGAGGTGTCCTCTCGACTTCCTCCAGCGCATCATGGGCTGCGTTGCGCAGGCCGTCGCCCACTGCCACGCCTCCAAGGTTCGCCACCTTGACCTCAAGCCGAGCAACATCCTCCTGAACCCCAACAAGGTCTATCTCGCCGACTTTGGCATCGCTCGGGATTTCCACAACCAGGATAACACCGCTACCATGGGCCTGCACGGAACCCCCAAATGGCGACCCCCCGAGGCCTACATCCCGGAGGAATATTCGACTCAGTGCGCCGACATTTACTGCCTGGGTCTCATATACCTGAACATCGCAACGCTCGTGTATCATGGCGACCTGGAAAAATTCCACTCCGTGGTCGGGGATTTGGCCCCCCGTTCGCGCGCCGAAAAGCTGGAAGCGCACCAGCAAAACCTGGCGCTCCATGCTCTGGCCACGCAGGATTTCCACGATGCCAAACACCCGACTGTCGCCCCTCGCCATATACTCGGCCTTACTGCGAGGATGGTCTCGTCGGACCCCAAGTCCAGACCCAGGGCGGATGAAGTGGATCAAGAActcgtcgatctcggcggcatcgaaCAGGTTTACCACAACAGCTGCTGTCGAAAGAGCACCCGACATGTTGTGAAAAGGGTGGATGAGAGATTGTCCGCCATGGCCTCCGAGAACGCCAGGTTGAAACCGGAGAACGAACGCCTCCAGAGGGAGATCAAGGCCCTGAGAGCAATGGACGAGACGTACCGTCTGCGCATCGAAAaccaggagaagaagcatGCCAGGGACACCGACCTCCTTACCAGGCAGCGCGACGAGGAGAGGCAGAAACGGAGAAAACTCGAAGAACGGGTCAGCGAGCTGATGGAGCATGCGAGAAAACGCGTTCGTACCGGCTTACCCAGGGcagacgccgtcgtcgatgctcGCTCCATCCCCGTCGCCCCCATCGCACCCTCGGTTCACGGACTGGGAATCACCAGCAGGCCACGCACCCACCCATCGTCTCAACCCGCCATACGGCCACCTCCATCGACGACGAACGCTCCATGCTCGGCAGTCCCTCGCCCGAAGCCACCGACGCGGGGTTCGAGCGGCCCCCACAAGGCCTGGGTCACCCCGAATCTCGCCGTCATGTCAGGCGCCTCTCGGTCTGATCCTGCGCGGCGGTCGTCCGACACCCCGTCTCCGAATCTGCAGTCGAGCGGCACGCTACCCACGCGCGGCTCCAACTCACGCCTGCCCGTCCTCGCCAAGATCCCGGCCACCCCGCGGTCGAGCACGCCCCACCTCGCCCGGGATCCCGGCTCGGCGGACAGCACGCAAGCCAGCATGTCTTCCTCCCTCTTTTCGCGCCTCAGCTTCGAGACGGCCACGGAAGAAGCGCTCACCCCTCCGGCAGCGAGCCCGACCCTGAAGCAAGCCGGCTTCGATATCGTGGTGCGCGAAATGCCCGACGCAAGCCCGTCCGACGAGCCGTCGACTCCCGCCCGCTCCGTCCCGCCGTCCGTGTCGTCCGCGCTGTCTTCCCCTCGCACGACCAAGGCAGAGCTCGCGTCGGTCGCCGGAAGCGAGGTTTCGCGCGACGGCGGAGTCCAGGCCAAGCAACCCCCGTCTCTACAACCGGGCAAGAGCTGGGCCGCCGTTGCGGGCGAGTCGCACGGGCTCGCAAGGATGGTCGGTCCGCCGCTGCAGATCAGCCATGCGCCCGTCAGCCCAGGAAGGAGCAGAAAGCGCGTCAGGTGAAGACCAATGGCGAAGCTGCTTGCAACACAACGAAGTATGATTTACGATTGGGATAAAGGAGCATGTTGGTTGGACACACGGGTTTACCTAGATGTATCCATTATACTCACGGTATCATGGCAAATAAAAGCGAGTGCATTTCCCCATTAATTTCCCCCCAAGTGATCGCGAAAACACGCGAATGAGCAGCAAAGTGGTATCATTTGACAAAGGCCTAAGGAACAGATGGGTACAGTATAAGTACAGACAGACAGGTCTCTCGCTCGCCCGCGTACGGGAGGGGAAACGGGAGGGGAACTCCCCCCTTCACACCCCGACTGGCGCCGGCTGCAAGCCCCTCACCCTATCCCGCAtgtccctctccctcttcttcgccttgcGCTCGATCTTGGCCGTGCGGATTTCCATCCGGGCCCGCCTGTGCCTCtgcatcttcttctcgggCGTGTCCACCATCCAGCGGTGGCCGCGCGCCAGGTCCacccgctcctcctcctcgagcatCTGCTTCTCCGCCTCGCGGATCGCCACAAACGCCCTGGCCCGCGCCGTCTCCCGCTTCATCAAGTCGTCAACCCGCTTGGTCGCCAACTTCCAGCTCACCTGGACCGCCCCCGCATAGGTCTCCTCGGCCCCCGCCGGCCGTTGCGGCGCCTTGCTGCGACGCTgccctttccccttctcccgccTCCGCTCCGGTGtgtcctcgtcgacttcaCGCCTccgcgcctccgccgcctggaCCTCCTTGCCCACGATCTCGTCCCACCGATCCTCGAGCGCGGCCCACGGCGCCTCCTCGCGCTTGGACGTGAGCATCAGCTCCATCGCCTGCCgcctcgccttcgtcgcgCGCTGCACGTACCGCACCACCGAGCGATGCTGCGGCTTGCCCTGCCGCAGGAAGGCGATCCCCTCGGCCGTCACGACGAGGCGCGGCACGCGCCGCGCGCCCGTGAGCTTCTCCCGCGGGACGGGGTAGCGCGGCGAGACGTACGCGGGCGGCTGGCCTTCCCTCGAGACCTTTTGCAGGAGGGGCGGCCACTTGGgcttctcgggcggcgggacGCGGGGCGGGGGTTTCCCGGCTTCGGCTTTCGCGTCGCGCGCGCTCTTCTCGCGCAGGTGGGCTATGATCTGGGAGTGTTCCGTCGAGTCGGGGGTCTGGGCCGCTTTGAAGAGGTTGAGGAACTGGGGGAGACGGTCAGCGGGTGGAAAGGGTCTAGGGCAAGTCTCTGGCGTTGGGGCCGTACGTTGTATCCCGTGCCCAGGGCCGAGAAGACGATCCGGTAGCTCGTCTCGGTGCGGTTGCGCACAAAGGCCTTCCTCACGAGCCGCGGGATCGGGTTCTGCGTGCCCTTGCGCAGCAATTCGTCGGGGACGGGGATCGCGCGCGCCTCGCGGATGAGGGCGCGGTAGAGGGCGATGCAggcgaggcggtggcgggaGCTGCGGGCGGGTATGAATTGAGACGGCGACATCCTTTGGCAGAGAGCGGAGCGCGGGCGTTGCTGTCGATGTCGTCTTCGTTTGTTCTCCCAGTTGGAGAACGTGTTGGGGCTTCGCGATCGTCACTTTGGAGCTTGGTCTTATCTTATCTCATATTTCTTATCGATATCCCTTTCCACTATCTTGCCTAACTTCCACGAATCATACATGCCATGGACCAACCTCACCCTTCACACTAGCCATGACAGCATGTTAGCACAACCACTGCTTTCCCATGACAAATATAATCTAGCATGAACTGTTACATGTCTGCAAGAATTTAAACAACAGAGTAATGGAAACGCAGCTAAGTAACATCATAAGCCGTCGCAGACAAACCTCAAGAAACTATCCATGTGCCGCGCTCCTCTCTGTCAGCAACCTAATGACATCTTCAttaagtcaaagcacccacttttgggccacccccacatatgggccacccaaaaatgcctcatcaccaacctcctccttcatcctcctccaacttcaaactatcacatctttttccaaccttatgcaaatggcctcatctttttagggcaccttattctaggcattatgagccagtatacagaaaatgaagtcaatcaagcgcttgaggccatttcgaacggtcagagtgtcaggaaggctgcccagcagtatggtgtgccaaggtctacccttcagcatcgtcttcaaggcacccaggcaagggcagcagcattttctgacctgcagaggctcacagtgagccaggaggccaagttggctgaatgggtgcgaatccagcatgcccttgggcttcctccaacccatcaacaagtgaagcattttgcagaaagaatccttcatgccataggggatacccaacctatagggagaggctgggtccaggcctttataaggaggaatccatcagtcaaggtcaagagaagttgccctattgattcaagacgtgttaatggggcatctactgaggtcatcagggactggttcaagcatctcgccataccagagatcatcagcatcaaaccagccaacagatataacatggatgagactggtatccttgagggccagggatctaatgggctggtgctggggatgtctgaggcgaagtctatccgcaagaaacagcctggatcaagggcatgggtgtctattattgaatgcatctctgccctaggccacagacttcatccccttattatatataagggtaagacagtccagcagcagtggtttcctctagatcttagcccttatgaaggctggcaattcacagcaactgaaaatggctggacaacagatgctactgcagttgaatggctgcagaaggtgtttatccctcagactgtccctcagggcaagggggataaggaggaggctagactattgatcctggatgggcatgggagccacacaacgactgactttatgtggttgtgctatataaacaacatccatctattgttcttaccgccacacacctcccatgtcctccagccacttgatcaagcagtcttcagccctcttaaggcagcctataggaaggagcttggataccttagtctatggaatgactctactattgtaggcaagaggaacttcctaggctgttattataaggctgcccttgcaggtatgacgatgcagaacatcagaagtggttggaaatggacagggttatggcctgtctctatggcgaagcctctgatgagctccctcctactcccaacaacaccaaagccatcagcatcgtcagatcaggtcagcaaagggcagtctaggggcaaggaagctgaaggatgggcatctgcgtcgtctgcagtggcatggtcgacgccaaggaagatgaaggatctgtctggccaactgaagctattcacagagttggataatgatgcgcatacccaacgcctccttttcatgaaggtgaaaaaaggcttcagcgagcaggcctatgagctggccactgcccagcataagctggagcttctgcaggcccaagttaccaacactgcagtaaggaaaaggaaggcagttcagatcaacccaaacactaagttcgccaacatcaaagacatccagaaggctcaggttgaggctggcgataaagaggatatcacagatgagtccagcgaggctgatttacctagtgaggctgaaagctgtattgtggtggcatctaggtgcagtcaatagttaattgaacatactggtgtcgatgggaataccctcatttttgggtggcccatatgtgggggtggcccaaaagtgggtgctttgacttaccAGCTTCCAACGCTGCGGAGAAGAC
This genomic interval carries:
- a CDS encoding DNA repair protein; protein product: MSPSQFIPARSSRHRLACIALYRALIREARAIPVPDELLRKGTQNPIPRLVRKAFVRNRTETSYRIVFSALGTGYNFLNLFKAAQTPDSTEHSQIIAHLREKSARDAKAEAGKPPPRVPPPEKPKWPPLLQKVSREGQPPAYVSPRYPVPREKLTGARRVPRLVVTAEGIAFLRQGKPQHRSVVRYVQRATKARRQAMELMLTSKREEAPWAALEDRWDEIVGKEVQAAEARRREVDEDTPERRREKGKGQRRSKAPQRPAGAEETYAGAVQVSWKLATKRVDDLMKRETARARAFVAIREAEKQMLEEEERVDLARGHRWMVDTPEKKMQRHRRARMEIRTAKIERKAKKRERDMRDRVRGLQPAPVGV
- a CDS encoding Serine threonine kinase, translated to MADDGPDPGWTTVHLKSQTHPDRLPPAHRELYEKSKIREWEMSSGHWSGVGKHPDDFVEAKKIHSKIIAPKDNDLGMGTFGRVERVTHRTVRLARKWIKPQRNQTFHTLRREALAMERLDHDHIVKLIGTYTFKQRELYLLIWPVAVCNLDELLTDLADLRSGQGDRGDILKRLEDLDISDPTLVECGRRHGPAEANNSSRCPLDFLQRIMGCVAQAVAHCHASKVRHLDLKPSNILLNPNKVYLADFGIARDFHNQDNTATMGLHGTPKWRPPEAYIPEEYSTQCADIYCLGLIYLNIATLVYHGDLEKFHSVVGDLAPRSRAEKLEAHQQNLALHALATQDFHDAKHPTVAPRHILGLTARMVSSDPKSRPRADEVDQELVDLGGIEQVYHNSCCRKSTRHVVKRVDERLSAMASENARLKPENERLQREIKALRAMDETYRLRIENQEKKHARDTDLLTRQRDEERQKRRKLEERVSELMEHARKRVRTGLPRADAVVDARSIPVAPIAPSVHGLGITSRPRTHPSSQPAIRPPPSTTNAPCSAVPRPKPPTRGSSGPHKAWVTPNLAVMSGASRSDPARRSSDTPSPNLQSSGTLPTRGSNSRLPVLAKIPATPRSSTPHLARDPGSADSTQASMSSSLFSRLSFETATEEALTPPAASPTLKQAGFDIVVREMPDASPSDEPSTPARSVPPSVSSALSSPRTTKAELASVAGSEVSRDGGVQAKQPPSLQPGKSWAAVAGESHGLARMVGPPLQISHAPVSPGRSRKRVR
- a CDS encoding Tat pathway signal sequence; the protein is MSGRLFTQEEAGECEAEAFLSEETQKHNVRQNRLLTARSLQNRFATSLFAISCAILGLAVWIHVHPKQPTDQDCVRRLNAPSPVHDVLEYEDVQFDNAFWKPSPYKGKPTPELEAKWKELWYYGSFDLPSSTLPALNKSPNGVGGDAWARTASGNLLAGLEVFHNLHCLNLVRQYVHKDDFDYSNDPAFIGDDEVVLAHVDHCIEALRIRLQCYADVTPFLHTNGSKGTQPDFNTQHRCPKYDRIVEWAKERQIMVEVHGEHEEHGH